A single window of Channa argus isolate prfri chromosome 12, Channa argus male v1.0, whole genome shotgun sequence DNA harbors:
- the LOC137136868 gene encoding uncharacterized protein isoform X2, producing the protein MKKLMQHTDVLLAHLQINLQAPAGKESLKMPDVGFTYKPVTREKVIWILLFSILVSSVFGIFVVKWTRTSYQEEENNNITIRWNSQLKMDPSVTSLVCALQSQPLKVLYQMKDGVEVTESQHEQFAGRVQLDRDTLREGQMRLHLSTVRTEDSGDYKCDLASNFDKNKGRWELEATVHFVLNVLKNSRGDIRDISSTTAGPKQSPEESRQEVIWIIATAALATVTVAAAVLFVVAIVFQLRKPSDKKILKNPI; encoded by the exons atgaagaagCTCATGCAACACACAGACGTTCTGCTGGCTCATCTCCAGATAA ACCTTCAGGCACCTGCTGGGAAGGAATCGTTGAAAATGCCTGATGTAGGATTCACTTACAAACCTGTGACCAG AGAGAAGGTGATCTGGATCCTTCTGTTCAGCATCCTCGTCTCCTCTGTCTTTG GGATATTTGTTGTGAAATGGACTCGGACCTCATATCAGGAAGAGGAGAACAACAACATCACAATCAGATGGAACAGTCAGCTGAAAATGGATCCATCTGTCACCAGCCTTGTGTGTGCTTTGCAGTCGCAGCCCTTGAAGGTTTTGTATCAGATGAAAGACGGTGTTGAGGTCACAGAGTCTCAGCACGAGCAGTTTGCAGGGCGGGTTCAGTTGGACAGAGACACTTTGAGAGAAGGACAAATGAGGCTTCATCTGTCAACAGTTAGGACTGAAGACTCTGGAGATTACAAGTGTGATCTGGCTTCTAACTTTGACAAGAACAAAGGGAGATGGGAGCTCGAGGCAACTG tacattttgtcCTGAATGTGTTGAAGAACTCTCGTGGAGACATCAGAGACATATCCTCAACTACTGCAG GTCCTAAACAGTCGCCTGAAGAATCGCGGCAGGAGGTTATTTGGATCATAGCAACAGCAGCTCTGGCAACTGTAACGGTGGCAGCTGCAGTTTTATTTGTGGTTGCAATTGTTTTTCAGCTCCGCAAACCCAGTG ACAAGAAGATCCTGAAGAATCCTATTTGA
- the LOC137137792 gene encoding uncharacterized protein has product MIWIILLLSLTCGSSADFHETQERNNITISWDSNISSDLSLASLVCVFLSEPPKIWYQMINGVEILGSQDQQFAGRIQLDREAMTEGRVNLHVSTITAEDAGNYLCELSADYDKKMMRWIFLDTGIFVGLNVVQNKDGESSEESFSALRFGETPAEDAKRRQQEVPRDSRSIVAPIILAVLIVGFLLWAMLTSPPNLSGDQQEELTQIETSTNRTWTGKLSHVIKSFLHQERIQQRADSFQV; this is encoded by the exons ATGATCTGGATAATACTGCTCCTCAGCCTGACCTGTG GGTCATCTGCTGATTTCCATGAGACACAGGAGAGAAACAACATCACCATCAGTTGGGACAGTAACATAAGCAGTGACTTGTCTCTCGCCagccttgtttgtgttttcctgtcagAACCTCCTAAAATTTGGTATCAGATGATAAACGGTGTTGAGATCCTAGGGTCTCAGGATCAACAGTTTGCAGGACGGATTCAGCTGGACAGAGAAGCTATGACAGAAGGACGAGTTAATCTTCATGTTTCCACCATCACAGCAGAAGACGCAGGAAACTACTTGTGTGAGCTCAGTGCCGATTATGACAAGAAGATGATGAGATGGATCTTTCTGGACACTG GAATATTTGTGGGCTTAAATGTGGTCCAGAACAAAGATGGCGAGAGCAGTGAGGAGTCTTTCAGCGCACTGAGGTTTGGAGAAACACCTGCTGAGG ATGCTAAACGCAGACAACAGGAGGTCCCTAGAGATTCTCGATCGATTGTAGCACCGATAATTCTTGCAGTCCTGATTGTTGGATTTTTGTTGTGGGCAATGTTGACATCTCCACCAAACCTTTCTGGAGACCAACAAGAAGAAC TCACACAGATCGAGACGAGCACGAATAGGACGTGGACCGGCAAACTGTCACATGTAATAAAGAGTTTTTTACACCAAGAACGGATTCAGCAACGAGCGGATTCATTCCAAGTATGA
- the LOC137136868 gene encoding uncharacterized protein isoform X1: protein MKKLMQHTDVLLAHLQINLQAPAGKESLKMPDVGFTYKPVTREKVIWILLFSILVSSVFGIFVVKWTRTSYQEEENNNITIRWNSQLKMDPSVTSLVCALQSQPLKVLYQMKDGVEVTESQHEQFAGRVQLDRDTLREGQMRLHLSTVRTEDSGDYKCDLASNFDKNKGRWELEATVHFVLNVLKNSRGDIRDISSTTAEMNTGVSCLRPGPKQSPEESRQEVIWIIATAALATVTVAAAVLFVVAIVFQLRKPSDKKILKNPI from the exons atgaagaagCTCATGCAACACACAGACGTTCTGCTGGCTCATCTCCAGATAA ACCTTCAGGCACCTGCTGGGAAGGAATCGTTGAAAATGCCTGATGTAGGATTCACTTACAAACCTGTGACCAG AGAGAAGGTGATCTGGATCCTTCTGTTCAGCATCCTCGTCTCCTCTGTCTTTG GGATATTTGTTGTGAAATGGACTCGGACCTCATATCAGGAAGAGGAGAACAACAACATCACAATCAGATGGAACAGTCAGCTGAAAATGGATCCATCTGTCACCAGCCTTGTGTGTGCTTTGCAGTCGCAGCCCTTGAAGGTTTTGTATCAGATGAAAGACGGTGTTGAGGTCACAGAGTCTCAGCACGAGCAGTTTGCAGGGCGGGTTCAGTTGGACAGAGACACTTTGAGAGAAGGACAAATGAGGCTTCATCTGTCAACAGTTAGGACTGAAGACTCTGGAGATTACAAGTGTGATCTGGCTTCTAACTTTGACAAGAACAAAGGGAGATGGGAGCTCGAGGCAACTG tacattttgtcCTGAATGTGTTGAAGAACTCTCGTGGAGACATCAGAGACATATCCTCAACTACTGCAG AAATGAACACAGGGGTTTCGTGTCTTCGCCCAGGTCCTAAACAGTCGCCTGAAGAATCGCGGCAGGAGGTTATTTGGATCATAGCAACAGCAGCTCTGGCAACTGTAACGGTGGCAGCTGCAGTTTTATTTGTGGTTGCAATTGTTTTTCAGCTCCGCAAACCCAGTG ACAAGAAGATCCTGAAGAATCCTATTTGA